Within Candidatus Hydrogenedentota bacterium, the genomic segment GTCGCCCTCCGGGTGAAACTCCGGGGGCTGCTCAACCCCTTTCATGGCGGCGATCTCGGGCAGAATCTCGCGCAGCAGGCCGGTCTCATCGAGCAGGCGCAGACTGCGCTCGGGGTGCGGACCGCAGAGCATCTTCTCAAGCTCGTCGCGAATCCGCTCGGCGCTGGTCTTCTGGATGGTGGCCGCCTGGGCGACCATGGCGGACCGCGTCTTCTCCTCGATATCAAAGCCGAAGCGCGCGGCGAAGCGGACGGCGCGAAGGAGGCGAAGATGATCCTCGTTGAACCGGGCTTCGGGTTCGCCGACGCAGCGGATCAAGCCCCGTGCCAAGTCGTCTCGGCCGCCCACATAATCCAGAACCTCATCCGTCTCCGGATCGAAAAAGAGGGCGTTAATGGTGAAATCCCGGCGCTTTGCATCTTCGACTTCATCCACAAACGCGACGGTGCTGGGACGGCGACCGTCGAGATAGGGGCCGTCCTTGCGAAAGGTGGCCACTTCGAAGTGCTGGCCCTCTTCCACGACGATGATAACACCGAAGGCGGCACCCACCGCGACGGTGTGATGAAAGAGTGCCATTACTTCCGACGCGGGGGCATCGGTGGCGATGTCGAAGTCTTTGGGTTGCTCTCCACGGAGCCGATCCCGAACACATCCGCCCGCGAAGAGCGCCCTGAATCCGGCGCCGCGCAGGCGCGCGCAGATTCTACGGG encodes:
- a CDS encoding CCA tRNA nucleotidyltransferase, which gives rise to MASDEETARRICARLRGAGFRALFAGGCVRDRLRGEQPKDFDIATDAPASEVMALFHHTVAVGAAFGVIIVVEEGQHFEVATFRKDGPYLDGRRPSTVAFVDEVEDAKRRDFTINALFFDPETDEVLDYVGGRDDLARGLIRCVGEPEARFNEDHLRLLRAVRFAARFGFDIEEKTRSAMVAQAATIQKTSAERIRDELEKMLCGPHPERSLRLLDETGLLREILPEIAAMKGVEQPPEFHPEGDVFVHTLLLLQHKPEPCSVTLAFGALLHDVGKPPTQTFEDRIRFNEHERVGAKMAETICRRLRMSNDETERITWLVAQHMRLASIPQMRESRRKRFVREEGFDELLALCRLDCLASHGHLETIEWIEDYRRNLPEEALRPEPLLTGKDLIAMGHTPGPQFKEVLQAVEDAQLEGVISTAEEARDMASDMLAG